Part of the Vitis vinifera cultivar Pinot Noir 40024 chromosome 13, ASM3070453v1 genome is shown below.
ttattttttacttatattttacaaatatttgtGTATGAGTAACCATGTGCAACTACCACTTCTTATTAAATGCACACCAAATCAGGACTGCAGTGTTATTGAAGGCAGCGGTGAACAGAAGACACAAGCAATTGTCTTCGTGGCTCCCgtctttttctatattttaattgttctaACCATTTCAGAAAATCATGGACTTGTGTTGGCTTTTTTTGTgagtaaaatatgaaaattaaataaataaataaaattgaagtggGTTTGCTTGTGGAGGGTTGAAATTTgactttgtttttctctttctttgtttggatttttttttttttttttaaggatggtTTTGTCCATCTTctattattcaaattatttataagttagcatataattttaaaaatttaacatctgaatttggaaaataattttcaatattcaaattaattcattattaaataaattaaatattaaaatttgaattcattAGGGTAGTTTAGTTGATTAAGACAAACACTTGAAAATATGGTTCCAATAAGTAACGCATAATATGAGTTTGAACCCTACCGATGATGATACCTTGAATTTACTCGGTGTTGGCCATTATGAAGCGGTTAGTAccccttataaaaaaaaaaaaaaaattgaatttattaggTTCTGGATGATTGAaatgagttttattttatacgtttttttaacataaatttacataatttttagaaatttatttatttttaaaaaaattcaaatttcttcaaatttgcTAATTTAGAAATGGGAGAACCCTTACAAACTTTTTAATCAAGCAAACGAATTTTGTatttctcaaattatttttttaattattaattccaatttttggaatttattataACATGGAATAACATGCAAAAGAAGCACATGCAACTGACTCAGTGTGGGGCCATAAGGTCCAACACTGATCCCCCACTAAAGGCTGTCAGTGGGCCACTTCAAAGCAGGCTTCAACAAGTGGGCTGGCCGGCCCATAACACAAAACCACTTTTGGGTTGGCCCACATTGCTTGAAACTATAACTTTTGAGATTGGCCTCCATGTGGAGCCCGGTTTGGGCCCTATACCATGTTGGGCCCCACTTGTGGACCATGGTCAGTGGGACGGAAGATTAATTGTCTCacgaaaaataatcaattttacCACATGATTACACGATAATTGGTaattaaaatcctaaaaaagtaactattaattttattaataataataataatattaattcatttaaattttccttcttaattaagaatatttacgttgacttgttttctaattttttattgtaaaaaataaatattatatataataattataatgaattaaatgcttaatcaattaattatttcaaaatatatattatttttagtatgagaaaaaaaaaggggggggggggggggggggggggggcggggCGGGGGAGGAGGAGGTGTCGGAGAAGAATGGTGGGGACAATGATATGAGATTTTGAatgacaaaattttgaaaagacatCATAACCAAGGGTTGAGAATGAGCCACGTGGCAATATCCAAATATGGTGGCCAACATCGCATGATTAAGAACATGGGTGTGTGTTGTACTGATTACGACATGATTCAAAAGTGGTCACGTGGATAAGTCAACAATTCCCCTCATCTAtgtgattataatattttctaagttcacgtattattataatattagatttttttataaaataaaaaaaattaaaaatattcttataaatattttaattcataagggaataaatattataaaatagagATAGTTCGtaaatattatataagaaaaatagagaaataagaaagaatgAGATGACTCGTGATTTAGAGTATGAATATAGGGAGTGTGTAAACATTGAATGTTTCGAAAATTCAATGATTTtatctaatttcttttttcataacaTTTATATGTTATAGTGAAATGATTTTCTCTCATCCATGAATGTAAACCTGGTTAATCGGACCGCCCTTCCATTGACACAACAATTTTTCTATCTTCTGATTGAAACAAGAGATGGGGATATATGCCATGTGCAATGCATATGAAGTAAAGATGACATTTCATAAACCAGTTAACTTGTAGCTTGGAAATATCCCATTTAGGATAAAAGCCAAGGTGTAGAAACCCTAAAAGAAATATCCCGTATGGGAAAAAGGCCAAGATGTTGAAACCTAGACAAATACAATGCATCATGGTCATGTACAAGTGGAAAGTGTGAGTTGGACCACCAAATGTCATCCAAAAAATATGATCATATGATGATCGATCATGTTATCGTTTCTTTGTATCTTGCTAATGATCTCAATTTTTTTGTACTTGGGTTGTATCTTGGGAATcatctcattttatttatttatttatttattttaaatcttatcatattttatttaaccaATCAAACACAATGTAATGTCAATTCTATAGGTTGGCCCAAAAGTTTTAGGCCAAAGCCCAGCCCTACTCATGCCACAGCCCAATACCACCCGGCCCAACCACATTATGGCCAAGTGggccagttttttttttaagttttaagtccttttgaaaatttggcCCAGCCTACATTCAATGCAATTTCCATATTTTAAGGGGGGGAAAAACTAAAATAGGATAAAAAGAGGTCTCCCAACCTTTGTGAATGGGTAatgtataagaaaataattagttatttCAAGTTGCCGATGGGAtgcatttcttgtttttttaaaataaaaattaataataacgCTTCTATAAAATACAAGTAATTTTACGatatgtttgatagtaattatagaaaacatttttaatctatAAAACGAAACTAACGTTAGGAACACACAAACACCCGGTGATCATAAGTCATAACTAATTAAAGAATAACTAAAGAACATAAGGAAGTTACCAATTTTCAGTCTCCAACTATAGCCTTGTTTAGGAGAGCTTCTTAAACGCTAAAAATAACGGTTTTTAAGAGTATTCCAAAAAGTAAGGAGAAATAtgctttttctttcaaacttgGTATTGAAAACTCAATTGAATCGAAATAATAATTACTTCTACTTCTTCTATCGGTAAACGGAGAAGTTAAACGCTATCCCAAACAAGGCTTTATGTATCTTTGGCTTCAAAGACGGATCATCTCTAATCAAGCAACAAATAAAACCGGCTTTGCAAGCAGGTATTTCATGGAAAATTATATGCATGAGAATAATCTATAACAACCGCCATAAAAACTTGAGGCCTTCTCTTTCAATTCAGATTGCTAGGAAATAATGAAGTTCTGATATAATtgaattcatgcaaaaatgtcTTCAGTAAGAAATGATTTGCTGCTATCAGTAGGAGGATCAGATGGGAATTGAAGTTGCTCATAGTTTAGCTGTCTGGATGCTTCATATAAAGCAATGCCAACACTCACAGAGAGATTCAAACATCTAACATAAGTTTCAACCATTGGGATTCGAATTGTACCACCGCCAAGGGCTTCACTCTTGCAGTCAAGCAGAGCTTCAGGTGGTAGCCCACAAGTTTCCGAGCCGAATATGAGCCAATCTCCTTTTCTATAGGAGAAATCCTGAAAGAATATAAAGCAACATGTCTGATTCCTaaaaatgttcatatatatatgaaatttgatGATGTGTATCTAGTGAACACACACATGAcagaaagaaaaccaagaaaGATGGCAATAAAGAGAAACCCATCATCGTTCTTAGTGTTACACTACATACTTTCAATCAGGAAAAAtccttcataatttttatttttttttttatatctgtGGATGTCCAGGCCAGCTTAcgcgcacctcgactaatcccacaGGGCTCTGAAGTTAACGACCGGGTAAACCTCCAGTAGCCTTGAGGGGactcgaactggtgaccattggggagcaaacccaagaccggaccaactgagctacccctCAGGGTTGGAAAAATCCTTCATAATTGATGAGACAAAAGGGAGGGGCAACTTACAGAATGAATGTTTGTTCCTCTCTTGGTAAATGCCAACAACCGCTTTTCTCCTTCCTGCACCAAAAGGAGAGAACATATAGAATTTAAGGGAAAGCGCTAGGTGGGCTTTCAGAATCCATTATTGAAGATAAGGAAAAACCTGTTGTCTGAAATATTCCCGAAATTCTGCCCACGAGTCATGAACTTTAACAACCACATATCTAGTACAAAAGAGTTAATTGTTGACATAGTCACAACTTTTTTGTTGCAAGTTAGTTCATAACAATTTGAGTACATGGCAgatatcaaatttaataaaacaactgcAGAAACTATAGTTGGAGATCTAGAAGTTTGAATGAGTCACTGACCCTCTGAAGATTAATTATTAAGAATCCTGCATGTCATGTCAAGCCTGACAGGCAAGCATGTGAACCAGCAATTGTATCATAAATTACAAAAACAGATATTCaactaaaatcaacaaaatgtTTACTCCCAATTACTTGAGTTCGGCTCAACTACATGAATCCTTCTTTTTCAATCTATCTAAATTTCTAAACCATATTTTCTATTGAGCAGACATGTCCATATAAAGAATGCCACTCAATTGCTATGAACCTCAGGGCATTAGGAAAtgaaacatagaaaaaaaaaaagcttaccACACCCTTTAAATTCTAATCACAGTTTATGAAAATAACCTATTGTACAAATAGAACAGATTTGCTAGGATACGGCCAATAATCCAACCCAGCACGCTTCAGTTTTGCATCATCCACCTGAAATCCTAATGGCTGGAGGGATATAAAACTTCAACATTGTTAGAAGTAAACCTAATGTAAGCATCTTAAAAGACAAAAGAGAAGGACTAGAGGGGTGACAATAGGCAACTTCTACCTCGATTAGGTGAAGTCCAACAGCTGATGCTGCACATGTTCTGGCAATGGTTCCTGTGTTCCCAGGAATCTGCAAGGAACAAGAAAATCTCAGAGCCAGCCTCAAGAAATTGAAGCTGTTGgcaacccaaaagaaaaagaaaagtattgTCACTTGTGGAGTCGCAGAGTTTTAGAATTTACCACATGATTGTTGtgtaaaattggaaaaaataataaattaaattaagaagaATTGTGAGAAAGAGGAAGTTACAAAAGTGGGAAAAACGCACAAACttcattctttaaaaatttaagtaataaccTATTCGATTGTTTACTTCCAATGTACCAAACAGAATTGACAAAGGCATGGACACAAACCCCAACAAATTGGGTACACTAATCACCAAAAATCCAACCAAGTGGCATTTCTAGTTAATattcttgttcttttttacAGTGGTACCATTCCTTTTATCAAATCAGTTGCTTGCATTGTCCAGAGAAGACGTGTTTAACACTACATCCAATGGTTCATGGAGATTTGATGCCTTTTGCCATTATGGACAGGAGACAATCTAAAAGGAGACAAATTAAGTTTAAGGACACAGGTTCCTAATGTGAAAGAAATGTGTCCATGAGGTTGAATGGGACTAGTTATCATCAAGACTCTGAAACTGCTAAGCTATATTGTTTAAGAAATCCATCAACCTGATCTGAAATAAGGATAAGTCCAGCCTCTTTCCTGGAAAATGGAACcccaaaaaatataagataaaccATTTTCCATCACTTCAAAAAAGTCCAGCTCTCTCATCACAATAGCCTACATGGTATTGCTCCAGAATGGGAGTTTTCCAGGGTTTGTTGCCAACACCATTTCTAAAGCAAACTATGTTACCTACTGTTtccttaaaaatttataatcacTCATTTTTTTCCCATCATTTCCCCGTTCTTAGATACCAATTTTCTGCTCCATGAAGTGCTACACCAAAAGTCCTAATCTTATCCATGTTCATGTTTCATATTCATCAAAAGATTTGAAATTTCGGACAGATGCACACTGCACACTCATGTAACACACATATAACACATCAACAAAACACTATAACCATCCATAACAATTCTGCTATAACGGGTCTCGATTTCCAGAAAAAACGTATAACCTTTTCCACCCAACACACCTGGTTTCAGATATATAGATGCGCAAATTCTCATAAACACCTAGTCACATCTTctacaaaaatcataattttgaaTACATACATAAACACGCTTAAGCATAAATATAACAACACACTAACAACATACCCTCAAACAATTCTGCTATGAAGGATCTTAATTTCTACTATGTATACGTAAGAGATCATCTGAAAAACATAATTCAGTACCAAAACCCCACTTCAATCACCAATAATATCACTTGCCACTCAGAAAACCCAattgaaacaaaaccaattacCAGATTTTCGATATCATTACCTGAGGAGAAACCAAAACCACCTGAAGAAGCCTGTTATTGGAGATTTCAGCAACTCTCTCACCAGCACCATTAGGCAATGAACTGTCACTGCCTCTTTTAGCTGCACCCACAAAAAAGATACAGAAATTAAgctaaaaaaatggaaaaatcccTACTATGAAGAAGGTTATGCGGGTTCAATTCTacgaaagagaaagaaagcaaaagggagcaaagaggaaaatatgGAGTACAGAGAGAGCAAATGGGATAGAAGCGGTTTCTGTGGACTTGGTGGAGGAAAAATGGGCGAAAGAGAGAGACCCTTGTACGGAAATGAAAAGGGGCTATGGCGTTTAGGGTTTTGAGACTGGTGGAATCCATTCCAGGCGTCTGTCTCCGCCGCTGCCGGTGGGTGTGGAGCAGCGGAGGTGGCTGTGGGTTTTGGATTTGAGGTTTCTGTTTTATCCTAATGTTTGAATTAGAAATGACTCCTTATCGTagactctctctctttctccctccttttttccaccttttttatttttccccttttttttgtctttttttttttttaaataaattaatatgttatgtgcattttttaaaattttttgtagaattggtaattaatttttataattagcCTGGAGTAATACGTGTCCACAATCTTTAATTGATTTGTTAAGGACATTCAATcaaccaaattaattaaaatcagaGGTGACAATTTGTGTTGGTGGGTCGTGTTCGTATCATGTCAAAACTTATGTATTCTACAACATGACTCAACCCAAACCCGATAACAAATTTATGACTCGATtgacttatttattaaaaaataaatgtaaaatgaagCAAGTTTAAGATAAATAATTGAAAGAAGTAATTAAGTTAATAGTGGGATTACTAGATGGATTAATTTGGGGTTAAATTCATATTATACAAATTGATCCAAAAGttatttattaaacaagttTATGCagattgaaaaatatttgactcaaactcatttatattcaacaaaaacatgtgaaaaaacatattaagaTCACGTTGTGTCCATGAATCATGTCAAACTGTGTCATcttatatgaaatataaaactttggtcattatatttttaattagaagttTAAGTTATggtaaaattatgattttttaggGATAAAAAAGTTATCACCGGGATGAGTAATATTAGTGTTATTTATACTCAAATAATCAATATTCTTATAAATGtaagcattttttaaaaaataaattatggcAAAAACGTAATAATATAACTTTTACGTTATAACAATCATCTATTATTATGTGAGAAAATGATTATAGAAAGTGTTTATagttttttaatatcttaaagacaacattttttaagtgttataaaaattaaaaacacttcctaaaatcacttttaaatttattaacaaaTACATCGTCTTTCTGTTGCAAAATAatacaagtgatttttttaatactataaatgatttaaaattttttttaaagtatttcataaattttgtcaaatacttattattaactttttaacgtaaaaaaaatgttttctaaactCGTTGTCAAATGAACTCtaagtaattttaaatttttttaaaagtgttttataaattttactaaacactTCCGTTTGATAATAAGTCTAAAAGACACGTTTAACCTTTTtgatacttgaaaatttttatatttcaagtattaaaatagttaaaaaaactttataaaatcactataaaaaagtaaaaaaaataaaaacacatttgatagTGATcctataaaatgtttataatttttataatacttgaaaataaaaattttcaagagttataaatgctataaacattttttaaaatcacaattAAACGCATTTgagtgtgtttgacaatgattttagcaaacctttataatatttataatacttgaatgataaaaaaaattaaagtgctTGAGAAATATTGGAAATGCTTCCTAAAAATACTATGAAACACACTCAATATTtgttcaaaaacatttttttttaattaataatgtgtttgacagtaattttatgaaacgtctttaatatttttaatacttaaatgataaaaattttaaagtgttaaaaatattaaaaacactttctataaTCACTATCGAACATActcttataaatatttattaaaattattatcaaatgaacttttaaaatcaaagcataattaataaaattagctATAAACCTACAATAACATTACAACTATTAACCTTAAAAAACTTTGCTTTATTGATGATGCCATTAAAATTTGCATAATAAAACCCAAAACATTTTAGGAATCACTTTGTCTTGAGATCTTATTTTTCATCCAAAGCAAAATGACATGTCTAAGAATatgtttaatagtaattttagaaaacttttttaactttaagcatttgataaaatttgggaaacgcttttaaaaataaaaaaaatcacttgtagtattaaaaaatcatttatagtgttttatgaaaaatatttgatagacgattctcttaaaaatattcgtagagaaaacacttttactaaaaacacGGTCAAACAcgttttaatgttttattattattccatgAAGGggtaaaatgttatttaaaaaagaagaggggccttttaaaatattataaattactGGTCCAATTTGACTATTTTCATAAAGTTTAGTGGCAAAACTGAAAATTCATCTACGTATAAAATGCCCCACCCAATACACCTAATTCGCCCTTCGCTCCAGCGCGATTCGCGATCTCTGGTTTAGGGTTTCGTCAATTTCTCCGACCAGAAGGTGGAGATTTAAGATCAGGTAACTCTTTTGATACGTGTTTCGCTTCATCgtttctttgtttggttgccaagaaaccactggaaaataattgaaaacccCGGAATCTCATAGCAGCCGGTGTGAAATTCCGTCCTTTTTTCTCCTGTTATTTTACTAAGGTTTCTCGGGAACCGAACCGGATTAGGGCTCGTGGATGCGGGTAAGTTGGTGTGAATTGGTGGTTTTATATGTTGGGCTCTGGATATTTCTAGGTAATTGATTTCCATTTTGGGGTTTGTTCATGGAGTTAGGTATgcggttattattattattgttatttattttttggggttTCAATTCAACTGGTTTCATCTCTTGGCCTTGGCAGATTTTGTACTTGGTTATTGTgtgaaaatttttgaagaattaaacttCCTTGAAACCAATATGCCCctttattttggttttcaagATAATAGACAATTTATTTATGTATGCCCACTGCAGCCGGGACAAGGTTTTATGGTTACttgttattgaattttattatttggataGCCAGTTGGTTGTTGTTGATACAAACTGGTAgtttgaagaaatcaacttttaGATGATTGAATTAAGTTTAGGGTTTCGTTgagttttttccttttgaattttttaggtTTTAATCCAATTACCTTTGACACTGAATCTGGATGGGGCTGATTTTATCTAGTTGTGGTATGAGAATTTTCCCAGAATTGGATTTTCTAGATATCAATATATTCATTTCTTTTGGGTTTTGCGAAATAGAAACTATCAGCTCAGTTGAGCCCACTGCACTGTCATGTTTCTTTTAAgaacgaaaaagaaaaaaaagaatatgtgggatttcattttcatttttctttcttctatttttccatAGTTCTCTTGGAAGACAATCTAGAGGTGTAGGATTGAGATGGCTAGAAATCTACTTTTGTGTAaaggatttggatttttttcccTGAGTACATTAAATCTTGCCTAGTGGAAATGCATGTGTATTTTTCCtaagatgaattttaaatattctgCAATGATTTGCGGGGTTTAGAATTGAGAGTACTGCTCAAAGGAACATATACTGGACCCCAACACATGTTTAAGAATAACATGTCCTTCCTATAATGATTTTTCTAGAACTGCATGAAACAACATGGGAAAGAAATTTATGGTCCTGATCCTTCGGGGACGTTTCATGCAGAAATTGTGATAGGGTAAGGAACAAGCATTAGATTTTTTCCCACATGTTGATTTTTGAGTGGAAGAAATCATAGTGGGCCAGGACCATGAAATATTTTTGCCCAGAATAATAATTATTGCTTGTGCTGTTCTCCTCGGTCATGGACTGAATTGTCCCGAAGGTGAACAGTGCACAAAGTTTCCTTGAGTTGCATGACttaatttactaaattaaaatcATGCAGCATTATTGGGAACATTAGGTTGAAAATATCAACTGCCCAAGTCAATTGATACACATGAAAAATGTGGCTCCACACTGTTCTTTCATTATTGATACAAAGTTGAAGAAGATTAATGTGGCCACTTCCAGCTCAGTATTTAAATGCTTTGCTTGTTGAGGCAAATATGTCACTTAGTCAAATACCTGGTTCCATAACCAGTGTTTTCTTTCTGAATGGTTCGAGATTTAATATAACTTTTTGATTCCAATAAGTTATGAGGCACAGTTATGCTACATGGGTGTAGTTTTTGGAATTGGTTTGTTGTGTCAGGGGAGCTGACTGTTGTTTTACTCTCCCCCTTTCAATT
Proteins encoded:
- the LOC100855321 gene encoding uncharacterized protein LOC100855321; translation: MDSTSLKTLNAIAPFHFRTRVSLFRPFFLHQVHRNRFYPICSLSKRGSDSSLPNGAGERVAEISNNRLLQVVLVSPQIPGNTGTIARTCAASAVGLHLIEPLGFQVDDAKLKRAGLDYWPYVVVKVHDSWAEFREYFRQQEGEKRLLAFTKRGTNIHSDFSYRKGDWLIFGSETCGLPPEALLDCKSEALGGGTIRIPMVETYVRCLNLSVSVGIALYEASRQLNYEQLQFPSDPPTDSSKSFLTEDIFA